In Marinicella rhabdoformis, a genomic segment contains:
- a CDS encoding NAD(P) transhydrogenase subunit alpha: MIDGFIALYILTMAAILGFEIISKVPVVLHTPLMSGSNFIHGIVLVGAMIALGHADNTLEKVFGFIAVFLGAGNAAGGYVVTERMLEMFKPRVKKPEGKENGGGS, from the coding sequence ATGATTGATGGTTTTATTGCATTATATATTTTAACCATGGCGGCCATTTTAGGTTTTGAAATCATTTCAAAAGTACCCGTGGTTTTACACACGCCTTTGATGTCAGGCTCAAATTTTATTCATGGTATTGTGCTGGTTGGCGCCATGATTGCTTTGGGCCATGCAGACAACACGCTGGAAAAAGTGTTTGGTTTTATTGCGGTGTTCCTCGGTGCGGGTAATGCCGCTGGCGGTTATGTGGTGACTGAACGGATGTTAGAAATGTTTAAGCCCAGGGTTAAAAAACCAGAAGGTAAAGAAAATGGAGGTGGTTCATGA
- a CDS encoding NAD(P) transhydrogenase subunit alpha: MTKTIGFVKEQKAGESRVALVPETAQKIIDLGWQVLMEPDAGEAAGFPNDAYPEMTQMAKRRSDVLNGADVVVGVHALDEADLAEMRDDAVVIGMVSPYADQQRFVQAAKQGLTVFSMELIPRTTRAQAMDVLSSQASVAGYKAVLLAATEAPRFFPMLTTAAGTIRPASVLIIGAGVAGLQAMATAKRLGANVTGYDVRPETVEQIKSLGAKFLNLGVEAVGEGGYARALTDEEKQLQQDNLKKHLSSVDVLITTAAVPGRPAPRIITADMVGEMKAGSVIVDLGAEGGGNCEPTEAGQTKMVGGVKVIGPENLSATVPLHASEMYSRNVWNLLSLMNQEGEFVLNWEDDILAGCAVTRDKAVVHPAVKESLEQSTGEAS; the protein is encoded by the coding sequence ATGACGAAAACAATAGGCTTTGTAAAAGAGCAAAAAGCAGGCGAGTCGCGGGTCGCCTTGGTGCCGGAGACGGCACAAAAAATTATTGATTTGGGTTGGCAAGTTTTGATGGAACCTGATGCTGGCGAGGCAGCGGGTTTTCCTAATGATGCCTATCCTGAAATGACACAAATGGCCAAGCGACGCAGTGATGTGCTGAATGGTGCTGATGTGGTTGTGGGTGTCCATGCATTGGACGAAGCTGACTTGGCTGAAATGCGCGACGATGCAGTCGTTATAGGCATGGTTTCACCTTATGCAGACCAACAGCGTTTTGTTCAAGCGGCGAAACAGGGTTTAACGGTTTTTTCGATGGAATTAATTCCTAGAACCACACGTGCTCAAGCGATGGATGTGTTGTCGTCACAAGCATCTGTGGCTGGATACAAAGCGGTGTTATTGGCAGCGACAGAAGCACCGCGGTTCTTTCCGATGTTGACCACGGCTGCAGGGACCATCAGGCCGGCTTCGGTTTTGATTATTGGTGCGGGTGTCGCAGGATTACAGGCGATGGCCACGGCCAAGCGCCTGGGTGCGAATGTGACAGGCTATGATGTCAGACCAGAAACGGTAGAACAGATCAAGTCTTTGGGCGCGAAGTTTCTGAACTTGGGCGTTGAGGCCGTGGGTGAAGGAGGATATGCACGCGCACTGACTGATGAAGAAAAACAGTTACAACAAGATAATTTGAAAAAGCATTTATCGTCAGTCGATGTGCTGATCACCACAGCGGCCGTTCCAGGTCGTCCTGCGCCACGCATCATCACCGCTGATATGGTAGGTGAAATGAAAGCGGGTAGCGTGATTGTTGATTTGGGAGCTGAAGGCGGTGGCAACTGTGAGCCAACTGAAGCAGGTCAAACCAAAATGGTCGGTGGTGTGAAAGTCATCGGTCCTGAAAACTTATCTGCCACGGTGCCTTTGCATGCCAGTGAAATGTATTCACGCAATGTGTGGAATTTATTGTCATTGATGAATCAAGAAGGCGAATTTGTTTTGAATTGGGAAGATGATATTTTGGCTGGATGTGCGGTGACACGCGACAAAGCAGTGGTTCATCCCGCTGTTAAAGAATCCCTTGAACAATCAACAGGAGAGGCATCATGA
- a CDS encoding nitroreductase family protein — MNSSVIDFMHNRRSVLVKNMSEPGPNADELNTILTIASRVPDHRKLEPWRFLVIQGDARQRLSEELAEVKSQQMDLEPEQLAAEKTCFARAPLVIAVIAAPIEHKTPKNEQILSAGAVCQHINIAAGAMGYASQWVTGWSCENPDAQKVLGLAGHEFIAGYLYIGSCDEQPTERKRPDLSEKVVWLND, encoded by the coding sequence ATGAACTCATCTGTCATCGACTTTATGCACAATCGCCGCTCTGTATTGGTCAAGAACATGTCAGAACCCGGCCCAAATGCCGATGAACTGAACACCATTTTAACCATAGCGAGTCGCGTGCCTGACCACCGCAAACTGGAACCTTGGCGATTTTTGGTGATTCAAGGTGATGCAAGACAACGTTTGAGTGAAGAATTGGCTGAAGTCAAGTCGCAACAAATGGACTTGGAACCTGAACAGTTGGCAGCAGAAAAAACATGCTTTGCGCGTGCGCCGTTGGTGATTGCCGTAATTGCCGCACCTATCGAGCACAAAACACCAAAAAATGAACAAATCCTATCAGCAGGTGCAGTGTGCCAACACATCAATATTGCTGCTGGTGCCATGGGCTATGCCAGCCAATGGGTTACTGGTTGGTCTTGTGAAAACCCCGACGCACAAAAGGTCTTGGGGCTGGCTGGCCATGAGTTCATAGCCGGTTACTTATACATCGGCAGTTGTGATGAACAGCCTACAGAAAGAAAACGCCCCGATTTATCTGAAAAAGTGGTTTGGCTTAACGATTAA